In the genome of Notamacropus eugenii isolate mMacEug1 chromosome 5, mMacEug1.pri_v2, whole genome shotgun sequence, one region contains:
- the TFF2 gene encoding trefoil factor 2 isoform X1, which translates to MESQGPWFLVILFILGLCTAAGGEKPSACQCSRLDPKNRKNCGFPGISSEECFASGCCFDSQVPEVPWCYTPLPKEESEECVMEVKARVNCGYPGISSETCKARSCCFDDKIPEVPWCFNPLPVKECHY; encoded by the exons ATGGAATCTCAAGGTCCTTGGTTCCTGGTGATTCTCTTTATCCTAGGCCTGTGCACTGCGGCTGGAGGGGAAAAGCCAT CTGCATGCCAGTGTTCAAGACTGGATCCAAAGAACAGAAAGAACTGTGGTTTCCCAGGAATTTCTAGTGAAGAATGTTTTGCTTCTGGATGTTGTTTCGATTCTCAGGTCCCTGAAGTTCCCTGGTGTTACACTCCTCTGCCAAAGGAAG AATCTGAAGAGTGTGTCATGGAAGTAAAAGCAAGAGTCAATTGTGGGTATCCAGGAATTTCCTCGGAGACTTGCAAAGCACGTTCATGCTGCTTTGATGACAAGATCCCTGAAGTACCCTGGTGCTTCAATCCTCTTCCTGTCAAAG aatgcCATTATTAA
- the TFF2 gene encoding trefoil factor 2 isoform X2, with translation MMIPAACQCSRLDPKNRKNCGFPGISSEECFASGCCFDSQVPEVPWCYTPLPKEESEECVMEVKARVNCGYPGISSETCKARSCCFDDKIPEVPWCFNPLPVKECHY, from the exons ATGATGATTCCAG CTGCATGCCAGTGTTCAAGACTGGATCCAAAGAACAGAAAGAACTGTGGTTTCCCAGGAATTTCTAGTGAAGAATGTTTTGCTTCTGGATGTTGTTTCGATTCTCAGGTCCCTGAAGTTCCCTGGTGTTACACTCCTCTGCCAAAGGAAG AATCTGAAGAGTGTGTCATGGAAGTAAAAGCAAGAGTCAATTGTGGGTATCCAGGAATTTCCTCGGAGACTTGCAAAGCACGTTCATGCTGCTTTGATGACAAGATCCCTGAAGTACCCTGGTGCTTCAATCCTCTTCCTGTCAAAG aatgcCATTATTAA